The Vicinamibacterales bacterium DNA segment GTGCGGAACCAGCCGCCGCGCTTGGCCTCGGCGGTGGCGTCGGGATTCTCGTAATAGCCTTTCATCACGTTCGGCCCGCGCAGGATCACCTCGCCGCGCTCGCCGGCGGCGACGGGCCGATCGTGCTCGTCGACGCACCGCACCTCCACCCCGAACACCGGCAACCCGACCGTCCCCGGCTTCGACGGGCGCTGCAGCTGGTTGAACGCCACCACCGGCGCGGTCTCCGACAGGCCGTACCCTTCGAGAATGCGGACACCGAACGTGCGCTCGAAGTCGCGCAGCAGTTCGAGCGGCATCGGCGCGCCACCCGACACGCACAGCCGCAGCGAGGCCACCGCCGCGGCGAGGTCCGTCTTGACGCCCTTCGCATGCTGCAGCAGCGCCCAGTACATGGTCGGCACCCCGATCCACAGGCCGACACGCTCGCGGGCGAACGTCTCGAGGACGGCGGCAGCATCGAAGCGCGGCAGCAGCACCAGGCGGAAGCCGCCGTAGAGGCCGGCGTTCATCTGGGTGGTCTGCGCCGTCGAATGAAAGAGCGGCAGGGTGATCAGCGTGGCGTGCTGCACGCCCGGCTCGCCGTCCGACGCCGTGGGCGGCGCATTGAAGGCGGGCCGGAACAGGTCGTGACTGGTGATGGCATTGCCGACCATGTTGTCGTGCGTGAGTTCCGCCCCCTTGGGATGGCCGGTCGTACCCGACGTATAGAGGATCACCGCGGTGTCATGCGGCTCGCGGCGCGGCGCCTGAAACGACGGATCGTCGCGCATCAGCGCCGCCAGATCGCGCGGCATCAGAAAGACGCGCGGCGTGCCGGCGTCGGCGGCGGCCGCGGTGCACGCGGCACCGATCGGCAGCGCCGGCGTTCCCTCGAAAGCGATGATCGCCTTGGCGTGGCTGTCGCGCAGGTGATAGGCAATTTCGCGCGGCTTGAGCAGTACGTTGAGCGGAACGACCACGCCGCCGGCCTTCAGGATCCCAAAATAGGCGATGGGAAAATACGGCAGGTTCGGACACGACAGCGCGACGTGATCCCCGGCGCGGATGCCGGAGGCGTGCAGTCCCGCCGCCAGTTGATCCGCCCGCGCGTTGAGCTGCGCGTAGGTCAGCTGCTCGCCGCCAAAGGTGATGGCGACCCGATCAGGGACGAGACGTGCCGGGTGCTCCAGTACCGCCGATAGATTCAGAGTCGCCATGCCACCGCCAGATCGCGCTGCCCGGACAGCATCCGTCTCCGGGTCTCCCGCGATCCGTCACTCCCCTTTCAGGCCCCAGTCGAAAGGCATGAATCCCGGCTGCTCGACGCGTTCGAAGGTGTGTGCGCCGAACGCGTCGCGCTGCGCCTGCCTCAGGTTCTGCGGTAGCCGCGCGAGGTTCCGGACCGCCACGGTGAATCCGTGCTCCTCGATGTTGAGCGCGAGATTGCGCCCCATCGTCCCGAGGCCGACCATTCCGAAGCTGCTCTGGCTCATGCGCCAGTCTCCATCGCGGCGACGAGCGCCCGCTCGAACGCCGCGTCGCGGGTCCTCACGTTGATTTCCTCCACGAACCGGCTGGCCAGCTTGCTGCTCCCGAGCGGGACGACGCGCGCGCCGCCGGCGCCGTCGACTTCCGCTTCGAGACAGGTGCGGTCGTCCTCGACGCGCAGCGTCAGCCCGGGGCCGCTGCCGCCCGACAGCCGGACGCGCGCCAACGGCGCTCGGCCGCCGGCCGGTGCGTCGCCGAAGCGGACGTTCAGCGGCGCGCCGCTCAGGCAGGTACGCAGCCACCCGGCAAAGAGACGCGCCGCGGCGCGGTCCGCGGCCTGGATCTCGAGATCGGTATAGGCCGAGGCCGCGGCGCGCACCTGCGGGATGTCGAAGAGATGCGCGAGCGCCGAGCGCCAGCGCGTCAGCATGCCCCAGTGCAGATCGGTGAGCGCGGTCTGGTCGAGCAGACCGGCCGCGTGCGGCCACATCGCGTCGGCCGGATCGGTGTCGAGCACCAGGCGATCCGCGAGATGGGCCAGCCGGGCGAGCGCCTCAGCCGAGCCGCCGCGCCACCACACCACGGCCGGCAGGCTCGAGAGCCGCAGCCAGGCGACCGCGTTGTCGACGTAATCCGGCGACAGTCCGTCGAGGCGGATCGTGGTGTCCTGCTCGTCGGCGGACGCCGTCGTCTCGGTCCCTTCCGAGATCAGCACGCGGCGCACGCCGCCGCGATCGTTGACCTCGTCGAGCGCCGCGGCTGCCTCGTCGACGCGGGCGCGGCTGCCGATCACGATCACCGTGGCGATCAACGCGTTCACAGCGTCCTCCACCGGCGGTGGTCCGCCGCCATCATCGCGTCAGCCTCCGGCGGGCCCCACTCGCCCGCCTCGTAGGTCGGAATCTCGCGCGCCCCGCGCGCCTTCCACGCCTGGTGCACCGGCGTAATCAGCGCCCACGATTCCTCGACGAAATCGTGGCGCGCGTAGAGCGTCGGGTCGCCGAGCATCGCGTCGAGCAGCAGCGTCTCGTAGGCCTCGGGCACCGCCATGCCGAACGCGCTCCCGTAGCGGAAGTTCATCATCACCGGCGCCAGCTGCATGCGCGTGCCCGGCAGCTTCGCCTCGAACCGCACCGAGATCCCCTCGTCGGGCTGCACGTTGACGATCAGCAGGTTCGACGAGATCGGCGTCGGGCTCACCTTGCTGAAGATGTGCAGCGGCGGCCGGCGGAACTGGATCGCGATCTCGGTCGTGCGCTTCGGCAGCCGCTTGCCGGTGCGGAGGTAGAACGGCACCCCGGCCCACCGCCACGAGTCGAGATGCAGCCGCAGCGCGACGTAGGTCTCGGTCGTCGAGGCGCGATCGACCCCGTCCTCGTCCCGATAGGCCGGCACCTGGCTGCCGTTGACCCAGCCGGCGCGGTACTGGGCGCGGACGACGTTGCCGCCGCCGTTGTCGAGGAGCGGCTGGATGGAGAGCAGCACGTCGTGCTTGCGGTCGCGGACGTTCTCGGCCGAGAACGTCGTCGGCGGCTCCATCGCGACGAGCGACAGCACCTGCATCAGATGGTTCTGCACCATGTCGCGCAGCGCCCCGGCCCCTTCGTAGTAGCCGGCGCGCCGCTCGACGCCGACCGTCTCGGCGGCGGTGATCTGCACGTGGTCGATGTAGCGCCGGTTCCACACCGGCTCGAACATGCCGTTGGCGAAGCGGAAGACGAGGAGGTTCTGAACGGTCTCCTTGCCGAGATAGTGGTCGATGCGGAACACCTGCGATTCGTCGAGGTGCGTGTGCAGCTCGACGTTGAGCGCCCGCGCGCTGGCGAGGTCGGTGCCGAACGGCTTCTCGACAATGACGCGCCGCCAGCCGTCGGGCGTGGATGACTTGGTCAGTCCGGCCGCGCTCAGCTGCTCGACGACGGTTCCGCAGACCGACGGCGGAATCGCCAGGTAGAACAGCACGCCGTCGGCGGCGTGCGTATCCTTCAGCTTCGCGGCGATCCGCTCGTAGAGCGCCGGATCGTCCATCTCGCCGTTCACGTAGGCGAGCGCGCGCGCCATCGCCGACGACACCTCGTCGGGAGACGCCAGCCCGGCAAACTCCTTGAGGCTGTCGTGGAACTGCTGGCGGAACTCGTCGTCGGACATCGGCGTGCGGGCGACGCCGAGGACGCTGAATTGCGCGGGCAGGCGCTGGCCGCGCGACAGCTGGTACACGGCCGGCAGGAGCTTGCGCTTGGTGAGATCGCCCGAGGCGCCAAAGATCACCAGCGTCGTCGAGGCCGGCGCCGGCTCGATGCGGAGGCCGTCGAGAAGGGGATTCGCGGGACCGGCCTCGGACATCCGCTGACTATACCAACGAACCCTCTAGGGGTTGTCTTCGAGGAACTTCAACGCCTTCGGCGTCGCCAGCAGCTGCAACTGCTGACGGGCGCGGAGTCGCAGCGCCGGATCGTGCTCGGTCCTGGCGATGCGAATCAGCTCGTCGTCGTCCCTGGCGGCGAACAGCGCCGAGAGGACCGCCTGGCGCGAGACCGGTTGCGTCTGCACGTAGAGCGCGCGGAGCTCGTCGCGCGCGCCGGTACGGCCGAGTGTCACGATGGCGGAATCGCGCACCGTCGGCTCCGTTTCCGCCCTGGCGATGCGCACCAGCGACACGTTGTCGGCCCGCTCGCCAAGCGAGGCGACGATCTGGCGCTTGAGACGCGCCGTGCCGCCCATCGTATACACCTGCATCAGCTCCGACGAGATCCCCGGTCCTGCAAATCGGCCCAGCTCGCGCACGGCGGCGATCCGCACGGGTTCGGCGGCGCCACGCGCCACGTCGACCACGGCCCGCTCGGCCCCGGGACGCCGCGACTGCCCGAGCACGAAGACGGCCTGGCGCGCCTCGTCGGGACTGTTGGGATCGAGGGCGATCTCGCGCAGGAGCGGGATCACCTGATCGCTATGCGAGTCGAGCAGCCCGGTCAGCGCCTGCAGCTTCAGGGTCATATCCGCCGAACCCGGCATCGGCAGCCAGTACTCGCGCAATCCCAGCGGAACCGGCGGCGCCGGCGGGGCGGGCGGCGGCAGCGCGGCCGGACGCGGGGACGGCGGTCTGGGAGGGGCGGGCGGCGCCACCAGCGTCGCGGGACGCGGGGACGGGGGTCCGGGAGGGGGCGGCGGCAGCACCGCGGCCGGGGCAACGGGCGCGGCCGGTGCCGCAGGAGGGGGCGGCGGCAGCACCGTCATCCACAACACGTCGTCACGGCGGAGCCGCTGCGCAATCTCGATTCGCAGCGATCGCGCCGGATGCACCCACCGGCTCGACGGCGCCGTCCGTTCGAGGCGCGCAATCGTCTGCAGCGACGCCGCGTCGTCGCCGGCCTGGTGCTGACTGTGGGCCAGCCAGAACAGCGCTTCGTCGCGGTTGGTCTCCTTGGCATCGTCCGCCGCTGCCTGCAGCTCCGCGATCGCCCGCGTCCACTGTTCGTCGGCGATGAGATCCTTGGCATGCCCGAGGCGCTTCGAGTCGGGTGCCGGCGCCGCCGCGGCCAGTGCGGCGACCAGCAGCCACGCCGCCGCGCCAGTCGCGATTTTCCTCAGCATGATCCTTCGGTCCTTCGTTTTCTTCGTGACCTTCGTGCCCTAGAGACCGGCGGCCACCATCTGCATCTTGCTGACCAGCCCCCGCCGCGCGATCAGCCGTTGCACACGCTGGAGCGACTCGCGGTCGGCGCTTTCGCTCATCGACGCTTCGAGCAGCACGGTTTCGAGGTCTCGCATGACGTGCGCGACATCTTCCGCGCCGCGCTCCTGCGCCGCCAGGCGGTAGAGGCGCGTCTCGGGCAGCAACGTGCCGGCCAGGCGGCGCTCGTACTGCCAGTCGGCCGACCGCGTGTGGTCCGGATCACGTCCCGCGAGACCCAGCACGACAAGCTTCGAGCGTTCGAGGTGTTCGGCGGTCACTTGGCGCAGCGCGGCGGTGGGCGTCAGGTTCACCGATGGCGGGGAGGCGGCTGGCGCCGCTAGACCCCTGTCATGTCCCCCCGAAGGCGGACGCGACACGGCCGGCGGCGAGGTGTGCCGGGCCTGCGCGGCAAAGTAGACGCCCGACACCGCGATTGCCAGCGTGGCGGCAAAGGCCGCGACGCGACGGAACGCCGTGAACGAGCCAACGGAGCGGCGGCCGTCTGCGCGGACCGCCGACTCCGATGGGCGAAGGCCCCCGGTCGAGCGATCGAGCCGCCCCATGAATCCCGACCAGTCCCCGGCGGGCGGTGCCTCGACAACCGGATGGGCCGCCAGCGCAAGGCGGATCGCTCCGAGATCGTCCAGCTGCTGCCGGCAGTCCGCGCAGGTCGTCAGGTGCGCCGCCAGCGCTGCGCGATGGGTCGCGTCGAGCTCGTCATAGAAATAGCGCTCGACCTCGGACGCGCCCGAGTGACCGCAGGTCATGCGCGGCCACCTGTCGGCACCCGCATACCCGCGAGCGCCGCGCGCAGCCGGTGCACCGCCGCGTGCAGCTGCCGTTTGACGGTGCCCTCGGCCAGCCCCAGGGCGTCGGCGATCTCCGAGAGCTTCAAGCCTTCATGATGACGCATCGTGAACACCAGCCGCTGGCCGGGGGGGAGGCGGGCTATCTCGCCGGCCAGCACCTCGCCGATCTGTCCGCCGTATGCCTGTTCCTCGGGACCGGGCCCCTCCTCAGGGGTGTTCACCATCTTGAGCTCCGCGTCCTCGTTGAACGGCGCCCAGCCGGCCGGCGAGTTGCGCCGACGGTGATCGATGCACGCGTTCATGACGATCCGGTAGAGCCACGACGTCACCTGGGCGTCGTGGCGGAAGCGGTCGAGCGATCGGTACACCTTGATGAACACGTCCTGCGCAATGTCTTCCGCGTCGTGGTGATGGCCCGCGAACTGGTACGCCACCCGGTACACCATCGCCCGGTGCCGCTCGACGAGTGCATGAAACGCCTCGCCCTCGCCGGCAGCCGCGCGGGTGATCAGGTCCGAATCTGACGTCGCACGATAGCCGACGTTCACTGTCAGGAATATGACGCAAAGCGGCCGCCGATGGTTGATCCGGCGCAAAAGCCCAACCTCTCGAGCGCAACCTCCGCCCCTGCCGGTATACTGAGAGGATGTCCGCACACCGGTCCGCCCCGACAGAGATCGCCAATCCGCTCCGCAGGAACGTCGCCATCATCGCCCACGTCGACCACGGCAAGACCACCCTGGTCGACGGGCTGCTGCGCCAGAGCGGCACCTTCCGGAGCAACGAGCGCGTCGCCGAGCGCGCGATGGACAACACCGACCTCGAGCGCGAGCGCGGGATCACGATTCTGGCCAAGAACACCGCCGTCCATTACGGCGACGTGCTCATCAACATCGTCGACACGCCCGGCCACGCTGACTTCGGCGGCGAAGTCGAACGGACGCTGTCGATGGTGGATGCCGTCATGCTGCTCGTCGACGCGTCGGAAGGGCCGCTGCCACAGACCCGCTTCGTGCTGCGCAAGGCGCTCGAGCGACGGCTGCCGCCGCTGGTCGTGATCAACAAGATCGATCGCCCCGACGCGCGGGTCCAGGAAGTGCTGAACGAGATCTACGACCTCTTCATCGACCTCGACGCGACGGAGGAACAGCTCGACTTCCCTGTCGTCTATGCCAGCGCCAAGGCCGGCACCGCGACGCTGTCGATGGACGCCCCGGGCGACGATCTGCGGCCGCTGTTCGAGCAAATCATCGCCCACGTGCCGCCGCCGCGCGGCAAGGTGGACGGCCCGCTGCAGATCCTGGTCGCCAACCTCGACTCGAGCGATTACCTGGGGCGCATCGCGGTGGGCCGTATCTTCAACGGCCGCGTCAAGATCGGCGATCCGGTCACCGTCTGCAAGCTCGATGGCTCGTTCCACGACACCAAGGTCACCAAGCTCTTTGCCTTCGACGGCCTGAAACGGGTCGACATCGAGGCGGCCGCCGCCGGCGACATCGTCTGTCTGGCCGGCCTGGAAGACATCACGATCGGCGAGACCGTCGCCGACATGGAGCACCGCAAGGCGATGCCGGTGATCGCGGTCGACGAGCCGACGGTGTCGATGATCTTCGGCGTCAACACATCGCCGATGTCGGGGCGGGACGGGCAGTTCGTCACGTCGCGCCAGATCAAGGACCGCCTCGAAAAAGAGCTGCTCGGCAACGTCTCCATCAAGGTCGAGCCGACCGACACGCCCGAACAGATGAAGGTGCTCGGCCGCGGCGAGCTGCAACTCTCGATCCTCATCGAGATGATGAGGCGGGAGGGCTACGAAATCCAGGTCTCGCGACCCGACATCGTCACCAAGACGGTCAACGACAAGCTCATGGAGCCGGTCGAGGATCTGGTGATCGACGTCGCCGAGGAGTTCCAGGGCGTGGTCATCGCGCTGGCCGGCACACGGCGCGGCACGATGACCAAGATGGTGAACAACGGCAGCGGCCGCGTGCGGCTCGAGTTCCGGATCCCGGCGCGCGGCTTGATCGGGTTCCGCTCGCAGTTCCTCACCGACACCAAGGGCACCGGCATCCTGAACCACATCTTCGCCGGCTGGGAGCCGTGGCACGGCGCGATCCCGGCCCGCGCGACCGGCGCGCTGGTCGCCGACCGCACCGGCGTCGCCACGGCGTATGCCATCTGGAACCTGCAGGAACGCGGCGAGATGTTCATCGAGCCCGCGGAAAAGGTCTACGAGGGCATGATCGTCGGCGAGAACGCGCGCAACTCCGACATGGACGTCAATATCACCAAGGAAAAGAAGCAGACGAACATGCGCGCCTCGTCGGCTGACGAAGCGGTTCGCCTGATCCCGGCGCGCAAGCTCGGGCTCGAACAGGCGATCGAGTTCATCAACGACGACGAGCTCGTCGAGATCACGCCGAAGAGCATCCGGCTGCGCAAGCGCGTGCTCGCCGCGAACATGCGGCCCAGACGCAACGCCGAATAGCCGATGCCGCGCGTCAGGCGCTACCTGCAGGGACCGCCGTTCAACCGCCCGCTGCGGGCGCTGGTGGCCCAGCTGCCGCTCAGCGCCCTGCTGCCGCTCCTGGCGGCCATCTTCTTCCTGTTCGGCATCCTCGGTCCGGTGATGGACGTCATGGACGGCGGCCGCCACGCGCCGCCGGTCGTGGTCCGCAACGCCGTCGCCTCTGGAGTCATGGCGGCGGGTTTCGCCTTCGGCTCGCTGCGGCGCAACTGGATCGTCATCGCCGCGATGACGGCGATCTCGATCGCCTGGTCGCACCTCACCGCCGGAACCACCGTGGCGATGCCGGTCGTCGAGGCCGCCGCCCGCCGTCAGCTCGCCTTCGACGGCATCGCGACGCTGGCGCTGACGATGGTCAGCTACGGATGCTTCCTCTGGTTCATCAACGCCACCGCCGCCCGCTATCTTCGCGCGCGGACCGAGATCGAGCTGGCCCGCGACATCCACACCGTGCTGGTGCCACCGGTCGAGCGCGGCATCGGCGATTTCGAGTTCTTCGGCTCCTCGCAGGCGAGCGGCGACGTCGGCGGCGATCTGATCGACGTCGTCGAGACCGGGAGCGGCTGGTTCGCCTATATCGCCGACGTCTCCGGACACGGCGTGTCGTCCGGCGTGGTGATGGCGATGTTCAAGAGCGCGCTGCGCATGCGGCTGCGGCAGGGGGCGGATATCGGCCCGCTCCTGACCGATCTCAACGCCGTCCTGCTGCCGCTGAAGAGCAGCGCGATGTACGTCACGGTCGCATGCGTGCGCGGACGGGCCGATGGAACGCTCGACTGCGCCGTGGCGGGACACCTGCCGATCCTGCGGGTGACGCCTGCCGGCGTCGAGGAAGTGACGATGCCGCAGATCCCGGTGGGCATGTTCGAAGACTATGCGTTCTCGTCGCTGTCGATCGCCTGCGCACCCGGCGATCTGCTGGCGCTGCTCACCGACGGGCTGATCGAGGTCTTCGACGCGCACGACCGCGAGCTCGGGCTGGCGGCGATGAAGACGCTGCTCGCCGCGTCGGCCACCCTGCCGCTGCGCGAGGTCGCCAACGCGGTCGTGGCGAAGGCGCGGGCGCACGGACCGCAGATCGACGATCAGACGCTGTTGCTGATCAGACGGCGGTAAGCGAGCCGCTCACGGCACGACCGGGTGTACGAACTTGAAGTCGACCGGCGCTCCCACCGTCACCGGCGCGCCGGCTGGCGTCAATGTGCCCGTCACCCGATCGATTCTGAACACGACGACAGAATCCGACTCCTGATTGCCGGCGATCAGGAACCCGCCACCGGGCTCGATCGCGAAGCCGCGCGGCGTCTTACCCTGGGTCGGCGTGTTGGCGACGTAGGTCAGCTTCCCGGAGGTCCCGTCGACCGCGAACACGCTGATGCTGTTGTGACCGCGGTTCGAGCCGTAGAGAAACGCACCCGCGGGCGACAGCGCGATCTCGGCCGTGCTGAAGCGCTTTTCCTGGGCCACGCCCGGCGGCAGCGACGAGAGCGTCTGGATCGCCTTCAGCGCGCCGGTCGAACCGTCGCGCTCGAACGCGGTGATGGTGCAGTTCAGCTCGTTGATGACGTAGGCGAATCGGCCCGACGCGCTGATCGTCACGTGCCGCGGTCCGGCGCCAGGGGCGACCGGCGCCGACGCCGGCGACGCCGCGGTCAGCGACGGCTTCGCGCCGTCGAAGCGATAGATCATCACCTTGTCGAGGCCGAGATCCGCGACGTAGGCGAACCGATCCGACGGGTCGACGATGATCTGGTGCGCGTGCGGCTCGCGCTGACGCTCGGGATTCACGCTGCTCCCGGTGTGCTGGATGAACGACGTCGGCGCGCCGAGCGCCCCGTCCTTGCCGATCGGCAGCAGCTCGACACTGCCGCCGCCGTAGTTGGCCACCAGCACGGCGCGGCCTTTTGGATCGACGCTGAGGTGCGCAGGGCCGGGGCCGCCCGAACTGCGCTGGTTGAGCGAGAACAGCATGCCGGACGTGCGGTCGATCCGGAACGCGCTGACCGAGCCGGTCTCTTGACCGTCGAAGCTGTCCACTTCGTTGACCGCGTAGAGATAGTCCTCCGCCGCGCGCACCGCGAGGAAGCTCGGGTTCGGCGTCTCGGCGGACAGCCGCGGCTCGGACAGCCCACCGGTCGTCAGGTTGAGCCGCGTGACGTAGATGCCCTTGCTCGTCGCGCCGGTATAGGTGCCGATGTAGACGAACAGGTCCGTCGGCGCGGCCGCGCGCACCACCGCCAGGGATCCAAGAAGAGCGGCGATCGATGCCACGCACCTCACCATTGCAGACTCCTATTTGAAGACGACGCGCAGGTTGACGACGTGCGCGGCTTGATCGTAATCGGTTTCGCGCCGCGCTCGTGTGCCGTTCGACGTGCGCAGTGGCGTCGGTTCATCCGTCGTCCGCCGCCGGTACTCCACGAGCAGATCCGTGCCGATCAGGGGCCCCCTCCGCGTCATCGAATTCCGGCGCATCCGGCGGCGGGCAGGAAGCTCACGGCGTGCGCCGATCCGCCATCGCCGCCCACGGCACAAGGACCCACCCGATCAACGCGACTGCGCCGAGCGCCTTTTCCGACGGCGGCAGCGGTCCCCACGGGCCAGACGCCCACATCGCCGTGGAGACGACGACGAGCGACCAGAACCAGATCTTCGCGGCCGTGGTCCAGCGTCCCGGCGCGCGCAGGAACAGCCAGACGCCGACGATCCACATGGTCCCCTCGACGATCAGCGTCGCCGGGATCGAGTACCACAGCCCGAGCCCCAGCTTCGGCGAAGCGGCCCCGGGCCACAGCGGCATGTCGGGCGCGTGACTGGCGAAGTCGAGCACCCAGTGGCTGACGACGAGCGCGAAGAGCAGCCCGCCGACCGGCATCGGCGTGCGCCAGCGCGCCACCGCCGCCAGTACGACGCCCCACACGCACGCCATGACCAGGCTGTGCGACCACGGATATGAGTCGAAGACCAGTGGCGTGAACGCCGTCGCCGTGGCGTCGGCGTGGACGTGCTCGACGCCGGTAAGCACGAAGATCGGCCAGACGAGGTCGAGCGCACACACACCCGCGACGAGCCAGGCCAGGTTGACCGCCGGCGTGCGACGCTTCGCCGCCAGCGCCAGCGAGAGATGTCCAACGAACATGCGAACTCCTGCGAAACTCTACCCTACAGCCAGCTCGATTCCCTCGTACGGGGCGCCGATCGCGCGACACCGCCTTCGACGACGTGTGCACCGTCAGCGGCCCCAGGGCGACGACGCCGCCAGCGCCTGTCACGCAATCGATATGGAGGGATTCGCGGTGACCCTATTCGGCCGCTCGCAGCGAGACCAGCCGCACGCTGTTGGATCGCGTCGCGAGAAACCGCTCGAGATCCGTCCACGA contains these protein-coding regions:
- a CDS encoding long-chain fatty acid--CoA ligase, with translation MATLNLSAVLEHPARLVPDRVAITFGGEQLTYAQLNARADQLAAGLHASGIRAGDHVALSCPNLPYFPIAYFGILKAGGVVVPLNVLLKPREIAYHLRDSHAKAIIAFEGTPALPIGAACTAAAADAGTPRVFLMPRDLAALMRDDPSFQAPRREPHDTAVILYTSGTTGHPKGAELTHDNMVGNAITSHDLFRPAFNAPPTASDGEPGVQHATLITLPLFHSTAQTTQMNAGLYGGFRLVLLPRFDAAAVLETFARERVGLWIGVPTMYWALLQHAKGVKTDLAAAVASLRLCVSGGAPMPLELLRDFERTFGVRILEGYGLSETAPVVAFNQLQRPSKPGTVGLPVFGVEVRCVDEHDRPVAAGERGEVILRGPNVMKGYYENPDATAEAKRGGWFRTGDIGRIDADGYLSIVDRKKDMILRGGFNVYPREVEEALLGHPAVSLAAVIGVPDERLGEEVKAFVVLKAGQQLRPEDLIAWAREEMAAHKYPRMVEIRDALPMNASGKVLKRELRQAQP
- a CDS encoding NAD(P)-binding domain-containing protein; protein product: MSQSSFGMVGLGTMGRNLALNIEEHGFTVAVRNLARLPQNLRQAQRDAFGAHTFERVEQPGFMPFDWGLKGE
- a CDS encoding OpcA/G6PD domain-containing protein produces the protein MNALIATVIVIGSRARVDEAAAALDEVNDRGGVRRVLISEGTETTASADEQDTTIRLDGLSPDYVDNAVAWLRLSSLPAVVWWRGGSAEALARLAHLADRLVLDTDPADAMWPHAAGLLDQTALTDLHWGMLTRWRSALAHLFDIPQVRAAASAYTDLEIQAADRAAARLFAGWLRTCLSGAPLNVRFGDAPAGGRAPLARVRLSGGSGPGLTLRVEDDRTCLEAEVDGAGGARVVPLGSSKLASRFVEEINVRTRDAAFERALVAAMETGA
- the zwf gene encoding glucose-6-phosphate dehydrogenase — protein: MSEAGPANPLLDGLRIEPAPASTTLVIFGASGDLTKRKLLPAVYQLSRGQRLPAQFSVLGVARTPMSDDEFRQQFHDSLKEFAGLASPDEVSSAMARALAYVNGEMDDPALYERIAAKLKDTHAADGVLFYLAIPPSVCGTVVEQLSAAGLTKSSTPDGWRRVIVEKPFGTDLASARALNVELHTHLDESQVFRIDHYLGKETVQNLLVFRFANGMFEPVWNRRYIDHVQITAAETVGVERRAGYYEGAGALRDMVQNHLMQVLSLVAMEPPTTFSAENVRDRKHDVLLSIQPLLDNGGGNVVRAQYRAGWVNGSQVPAYRDEDGVDRASTTETYVALRLHLDSWRWAGVPFYLRTGKRLPKRTTEIAIQFRRPPLHIFSKVSPTPISSNLLIVNVQPDEGISVRFEAKLPGTRMQLAPVMMNFRYGSAFGMAVPEAYETLLLDAMLGDPTLYARHDFVEESWALITPVHQAWKARGAREIPTYEAGEWGPPEADAMMAADHRRWRTL
- a CDS encoding HEAT repeat domain-containing protein, with product MLRKIATGAAAWLLVAALAAAAPAPDSKRLGHAKDLIADEQWTRAIAELQAAADDAKETNRDEALFWLAHSQHQAGDDAASLQTIARLERTAPSSRWVHPARSLRIEIAQRLRRDDVLWMTVLPPPPPAAPAAPVAPAAVLPPPPPGPPSPRPATLVAPPAPPRPPSPRPAALPPPAPPAPPVPLGLREYWLPMPGSADMTLKLQALTGLLDSHSDQVIPLLREIALDPNSPDEARQAVFVLGQSRRPGAERAVVDVARGAAEPVRIAAVRELGRFAGPGISSELMQVYTMGGTARLKRQIVASLGERADNVSLVRIARAETEPTVRDSAIVTLGRTGARDELRALYVQTQPVSRQAVLSALFAARDDDELIRIARTEHDPALRLRARQQLQLLATPKALKFLEDNP
- a CDS encoding zf-HC2 domain-containing protein is translated as MTCGHSGASEVERYFYDELDATHRAALAAHLTTCADCRQQLDDLGAIRLALAAHPVVEAPPAGDWSGFMGRLDRSTGGLRPSESAVRADGRRSVGSFTAFRRVAAFAATLAIAVSGVYFAAQARHTSPPAVSRPPSGGHDRGLAAPAASPPSVNLTPTAALRQVTAEHLERSKLVVLGLAGRDPDHTRSADWQYERRLAGTLLPETRLYRLAAQERGAEDVAHVMRDLETVLLEASMSESADRESLQRVQRLIARRGLVSKMQMVAAGL
- a CDS encoding sigma-70 family RNA polymerase sigma factor → MRRINHRRPLCVIFLTVNVGYRATSDSDLITRAAAGEGEAFHALVERHRAMVYRVAYQFAGHHHDAEDIAQDVFIKVYRSLDRFRHDAQVTSWLYRIVMNACIDHRRRNSPAGWAPFNEDAELKMVNTPEEGPGPEEQAYGGQIGEVLAGEIARLPPGQRLVFTMRHHEGLKLSEIADALGLAEGTVKRQLHAAVHRLRAALAGMRVPTGGRA
- the typA gene encoding translational GTPase TypA produces the protein MSAHRSAPTEIANPLRRNVAIIAHVDHGKTTLVDGLLRQSGTFRSNERVAERAMDNTDLERERGITILAKNTAVHYGDVLINIVDTPGHADFGGEVERTLSMVDAVMLLVDASEGPLPQTRFVLRKALERRLPPLVVINKIDRPDARVQEVLNEIYDLFIDLDATEEQLDFPVVYASAKAGTATLSMDAPGDDLRPLFEQIIAHVPPPRGKVDGPLQILVANLDSSDYLGRIAVGRIFNGRVKIGDPVTVCKLDGSFHDTKVTKLFAFDGLKRVDIEAAAAGDIVCLAGLEDITIGETVADMEHRKAMPVIAVDEPTVSMIFGVNTSPMSGRDGQFVTSRQIKDRLEKELLGNVSIKVEPTDTPEQMKVLGRGELQLSILIEMMRREGYEIQVSRPDIVTKTVNDKLMEPVEDLVIDVAEEFQGVVIALAGTRRGTMTKMVNNGSGRVRLEFRIPARGLIGFRSQFLTDTKGTGILNHIFAGWEPWHGAIPARATGALVADRTGVATAYAIWNLQERGEMFIEPAEKVYEGMIVGENARNSDMDVNITKEKKQTNMRASSADEAVRLIPARKLGLEQAIEFINDDELVEITPKSIRLRKRVLAANMRPRRNAE
- a CDS encoding PP2C family protein-serine/threonine phosphatase → MPRVRRYLQGPPFNRPLRALVAQLPLSALLPLLAAIFFLFGILGPVMDVMDGGRHAPPVVVRNAVASGVMAAGFAFGSLRRNWIVIAAMTAISIAWSHLTAGTTVAMPVVEAAARRQLAFDGIATLALTMVSYGCFLWFINATAARYLRARTEIELARDIHTVLVPPVERGIGDFEFFGSSQASGDVGGDLIDVVETGSGWFAYIADVSGHGVSSGVVMAMFKSALRMRLRQGADIGPLLTDLNAVLLPLKSSAMYVTVACVRGRADGTLDCAVAGHLPILRVTPAGVEEVTMPQIPVGMFEDYAFSSLSIACAPGDLLALLTDGLIEVFDAHDRELGLAAMKTLLAASATLPLREVANAVVAKARAHGPQIDDQTLLLIRRR